CTGCCAGACCCGCTCAAGGAATTTGGCGCGGCCCATGTCGCGCCGTCCCGGCTCCTGCCGTTCCATCAGCTGGCGCTCGACCACCATCTGGGTGGCGATGCCGGCATGATCGGTGCCGGGCTGCCACAGCACGTCGCGGCCACGCATCCGCTCGAAACGGCACAGGATGTCCTGCAGCGTGTTGTTGAGCGCGTGGCCCATGTGCAGCGAACCGGTCACATTCGGCGGCGGGATCACGATGGTGAAGGGCGCGGCGTCCTTGCGCTCGGGCCTGCCGGCCTTGAACGCCCCGCTCTCCTCCCAGATCCGGGCCATGCGGTGCTCGATATCGGCGGGCTGGTAGTTTTTCTCGATCATGACAATGCGCTGTGGACCATGGGGAAAGGTTAGAAAGCCGCCGGAGCGCACCAAGTCAACCGGACCGGCGCGTCAAAACGGCGTTTTGGGCGATTTGGGCATTTGGGGGCTGAAATGAGGGCTGCCAGGCCCTCGCAGCCGCGCGGAGCTACCGCCCGCGGGAGACCCGTTCGATCTCGGCCTTGACGATCCGCTCGACCAGACCCGGCAGATTGTCGTCCAGCCAGGACTTCAGCATTGGCCGCAGCATCTCCTTGACCAGATCCTCCAGCGTCCGAGCATTGTTGCTCAGCACCGTGTTGGCCAGCGAGTTGAAGGCGGATTCGACCGCCCGCATCGTGGTTCCCGAGATGATCTGCTGCATCGGCGCCGGTTCGATCGCCGGTGGTTCTCGAACGGGTTGTTGGGCTGGTGCCCGGCCACGGGCTTCCGTGAACTCGACGTCGTCCTCCGGCTCGACCTTGCGGAACGACGGCGCCGGAGCCGGCTCCGGCAGCGCCATGTCGTCGGTGAGCTCGAACACATCAGCTTCGGATTGGGCTTCGGGCTGCGGCGACGGCCTGATCTCGGCCGCGGGCGTCGCCTCGTCGAGGCTGGCCAGAAGCGAATCGATATCGTCCTGGCTGTTGCTGGCGGCCGCTGCCGGTGCGGGCGGCGGTGCTTTCGGCGCGGGCGCTGCGGCCTTTGCGGCCGGAGGCGCTACGGGTGGCGGGCTCTTCATCGCGGGCTTGGCTGCCGGAGGTGGCGCGGGCTCAGCCTTCGGAGGCGGTGGTGCAGCGGCAGCCGCCGGCTTCTCGGTCGCGCCCGGCTTCGCCTCGTCGTCGGCAATGATGCGACGGATCGACGCCAGGATCTCCTCCATCGAGGGCTCTTGGACCTTCGCAGGTTGCGTCATCTCCGACTCCACATCGAAACTATTTTACATCAAGCCCGAGAGGATTCGCCGGTTCCGATGATGCGGGCGGAGATTTTCATTGCTCCCGCCCGACTTGTCCCCAGATCACGCCCACCCGAGGCCATTCTGCAAGCTTCGTGTCGCCCAATGCAGCGTGATCACAGGTGGCGTCGCACCTGTCATCACGCTACGCCGGCTCGCCGCGAATCGCCTTGCTGCCCGACAAAACGGTATGTCAGGCCAAATATCGATTGCAAGCAAACGCGCCCGTTCGTGGTCCTGATTAACTCAGAACCACAAACATGGCGCGACAAGCGATGATGAAAGCGAAGGTGTTTAGCGGCCGTCGGGCGTGCGGACGCCGGCCCAGTTGTCGCGAACCTGCTGGTAGTGCACGCTCGGATCATAGACGTTGGTCGCAAGGCCCATGACCTGCGGCGACAGGCGGCCGATCGCGTTCAGCACATTGTAGGATGCGACGACGCGGTCATGCTGCGCGGTGACGAGCGCGTTGCGCGCGTTGACAAGCGCCTGCTGCGCATTGAGCACGTCGAGCGTGGTGCGCTGGCCGGCCTTGGCTTCCTCGCGAACGCCGTTCAAGGCGATTTCGGACGCGGTCACCTGCGCTTGCGCCGACGAAACCTGCGATTTGCCGGCGACCAGCTGGCCCCAGGCGGTGACGACGTTGGCGCGCGCCTGATCCCTGGTCTGGTCCAGCACCAGACGCTGCTGGGCCAGCGATTCCTTGGACTGCCGGATCAGCGAGTATTCCGTGCCGCCCTGATAGATCGGCAGCGACAGCTGAACACCGACCGACGCATTGAACAGGCGATACACAGTCAACTGCGTCTCGTAGCCTTGGCTGACCGTTGCCTGCAGCGCAACCGACGGCAGCAGCGCACCTTCGGCAACCTTGGTCTGCAGGAAACTGACGTCGACGCCGTACATCGCAGCGGTGACATTCGGGTTCTGGGTCAGGCTGAGCTCGACAGCGGCGGAGAGCGTCGGCGGAAGGAACCGGTCGACCGGCGAGCCGGGCGCCACATTCTGCGGCTCGACGCCGATGATGCGGCGGTAGTTCGACCGCGTCGTCGTCAGGTTCGATTCCACGGTGAGCTGCTGGCTTCTGCCCGCCGCGAGCTGGGCCTCGGATTGCGCGACGTCGGTGCGCGTCACTTCGCCAACGTTGAAGCGGTCCTGGGTCTGCTTCAGCGTCTGTTCCAGCACGCGCGTATTGCTGCGCTGAACCTCGACGATCGCCGCGTCGCGGAGATAGTCCATATAGATCGTCGCCGCGCTCAGGAGCACGCTCTGCTCCAGCACCCGCAAACCTTCGCGTGCCGACGACACCTGGCTTTCAGCCTGGCGCACCTTCGGCGCATTCTGCGCGTTGAACAACGACTGGTTGGCGGTGATGCCGACGGTGCGCTGCCGGCTCACGCCGGACACCGCCGGGGTTCCCGCCGTCAATTTCTCATCGGTGTATTGTCCGCCGGCGGTTGCGGTCAGCGAGACCTTCGGACGGTAACCCGAGAGTGCCTGCGGAACGTTTTCGTCAATCGACCGCACCTGGGCGCGTTGTGCGTTCAGCTGGGGATTGTTCTGGTAGGACCGCACCAGCGCGGACTCGATAGTTTCGGCGAGTGCGGGCACGGGGCCCATCTCCGCCAACAGAAGGACGGCAGTCGCAGCCGCGGTGATAGCCTTCACCCCTCGCATCCCCGGTAATCCAATCATTGTAGTCGCCGTCTCCACACGCAAGTCAGTTCCGGCGGTCGCTTCAGACGAAGTGAGTCCCGCCTCACCTTAGTCCGCAGCTAAGGGCAACGGAACCACCCCGCAACGGAACATGGTGGAAACTCTTCACATGGGGCAAACGGGCCACACTTCTGATTCAGAACGGGATTTTATCAGCTGGCGCAGCGCGGTAGGGTCAGAAGACGAACGCGGGAAGCCGCTCCAGTCCCGGCAGCACGGGGGCTGTGGCGTCGAACAGCTCGCGATGTCCGAAATCCCCGTGGGAGTGGGTCACGAGGGTGGCGCGCGGCGGCGGCGTCAGGCCGAACACCCCGACCAGCCGGCCCCCCTCCTTGAGCTGTCCAAACAGCCCGGTCGGGACGATCTCGGTCGCACCATTGAGGACGATGACGTCATAGGGCGCGCCCGCGGCATCGCCGTCGGCGGCAGCCGCGGTCTTGACGGTCGCATTCTGGATCCCGAGCTGGGCGAAGGCTGCGGTCGCCTTGGCGGCGAGCGCCGGATCACTTTCGGTGGCACGGACCTCCGCGGCAAAGCGCGCCACGATTGCGGCGGCATAGCCGGTTGCGCAGCCGACGACCAGGACGCGGTCGGAGGCCTTGATCTCGGCGGCCTGCAGCATCCTGGCGAGCAGCGCCGGCGTGATCAGGCAGCGGCTCACCGCGCCGCCCTCGGTCACGTCGAGATCGAGGTCGAGGTAGGCAAGCGCCTGCTTGCTGGCCGGCACGAACACCTCGCGCGGCACGCTCAGCATGGCTTCGAGAATACGATCATCGGTCACGTCGCTCGGACGCACCTGACCATCGACCATGTACTGGCGCGCGGTCGAAAAACCGGTCATTGGCGGGACCCTGCAAGTCGCGGCATTGCCGCTGGAGAAGCTAGAACAGGGCCATCTTTTGGAACAAGCTCCGCCAAAACGCAACACGCCGTTGGCGTGCGGAACCGGTGGCGCGGGGCGCTATTCGATCGTGACGGCAAGCCGGCTGATCAGGCGGGCCACCTCATCGAGATGCTCGGAATCATGTTGCTCGACGGCCTGCGCGAGCCGGCGGACACACTCATCGTCGCTGATCTCGGGCGCATCATTCGGAACGAGCGTCGGCTGCGGCATCGACAGGTCGATCAGATTAATCGGCATCAGAATCACCTCTCAAGACCCGGCAACACGCAGTGTCGACGGCTATTGAGTCGATTTGACGACGATTTTGGTCTGCATGTTGCGGACCACGCGCTTGTGAGTGTCGATGGCGGGACGTGGATGGGGCCAGCAAAGCTGGCTCCCCGGGCTGGATTCGAACCAGCGACCATTCGATTAACAGTCGAATGCTCTACCGCTGAGCTACCGAGGAATAGGCGAACAAATTGTTCGCGAGCGGGCAGCGTATAACAAAGCCTTTCGGGCTTGCAAAGAACCAAATAGGGGCTCCGGCGAAACTTTAGCGCGGGACGGTAAACCACTGCGTTGCAAGGGTTTGCCGGCGTCCCGGGCGCAATGCAGGGCTGTTCCGGCCGTCGAGCCATCGCCGTAGCGGCGCCCGCACATCCCGCCGGCGCGGCCATTCCGCGGCGCCTGTGATTCTGGGACGAGGTGCCAGCCGCCCGCCCCGATGTCATTCCGCAATGAACGACGTGGTCTTGGTGCCGGGATCGTAGCGCAGCCTCAGCACGTTGAGACTGCGGAGGCTGATGCGAAGCGCCGGTCAGCGCGCAGCGATGGCTACGATGAACATCGCGGTCGCCGCCAGCGAGGTGACGGTCCGAACGTGGTTCCAGAAGGTCCAGTCGATCAGATAGCGCGCCCAGACCGGCGCAGCCGCGGCGCTCGCGGGATCGGTGGCCGCAAGCTGGTCGTTCAGCGGCACGTTGAAGACCATGGTGACGATGAACATCCCAAGCACATAGAGGACGCCGCCGCAAATCATCGCAATGGCGCCCGGCTCCTGCCATCGCAGCCCGCCGAGCACGACCAGCACGGCGCAGGACAGCGTGGTGCCGATAAAGACCGGCATGAACGGCGAGCGCAGGATATAGACACTGATCGCGTTCATCGCCGAGATGCCGGCGGCCTGATCGATCCGGCCGAGCGCGGTCATGATGAACGCCGAGAACGCGAAATAGAGCCCGGCGATCTGGCCGCAGCCGAGCGCGGAAAACCACAGCAAGCCCGAGGTCAGGACATTGCGCATCGATTCACCTCCAAATACGAGAAATCCTCGTGTTTGTCAAAAGCGATAAACTCTCGTATTTGAGGCGTCAACCGATTTCGAAGGAGAGCGATGGTGGCCAGACGAAAGGCTGCGCCGGGGGCAACAGAAGGGGCCACGCCGGTGCTGGACGCTCCCCTGCCCGGGCTGGCGCGGCTTGCCCCGGCGCAGCAGCGTAGCCGCGAGCGCTTCGAGCGCATCCTCGCCTGCGCGACCGAGATCATGGCGGAAAAGGGCAGCGAGGCATTCCGCATGAGCGACATCGTCGAACGCAGCGGCGTCGCATTCGGCTCGCTCTATCAATATTTCCCGGACAAGGCCGCGATCATCGGCACGCTGGCGGAACGGCATAACGCGGTCGGACGCGAGTGCGTCAGGCGCGACCTGGCCGCAGTCGCGGCCGCGCGCGACCTGCATCCGGCGCTTTGCCGGATCGTCGACAGCTACTACGAGATGTTCATGCGCGAGCCTGTCATGCGCGACATCTGGCAGGCGACGCAGGCCGATCGCGCGCTGCAGAAGCTCGATGCGGACGACATGGCCGTGCTTGCCGGCCTGTTGTCCGACGCGATCAGGCGGATCGCGCCCGGCATGCCGGCCGCCACCCTCGCCACCTTCTCAGGACTGACGATGACGCTGATCGCAGCCGCCGTGCGCCACGCGATCACGCTGCCGCCGAAGAAGGCGCGGCAGGCGCTGGCGCAATTCAAGGCCATGCTGCCGCACGACCTCGCCGAGTTGACCTGACACCATTGTCACGTCTCGCTAAAATTCCTGCGATATTTGTCTGCTATGAATATCGCCGGGAATTCCGGGAAGAGTTTTTCGTAAGATGTGATTTGTCCCACACGAGGTGCGGCGGTGCCGACCTAGGTTCCCGAAGGAGCTCATCAGTCATTTATTTACCAAAGCGGACGCCATCGTTCTTTTCATAAAATTCGAACGAATCGTTCAATCCGGACCGAAGACAGTTTTGCGACCATGGCGCTCTCGAACCTCGGAGAGCGCGATGAGCGAAGTCGAATTTGATCTGCTGCTAGACGCCGTGCGAACCGCGATCGCGCCTATTGCTCAGGAGGATATTGTGGCCCAGCCCTCGCCCCGCATTCAGCCACCGCCGCCCGCCGCCAATGACAACCAGGCGCCGTGGCCGCTGATTCCGTTTCCTGAAGGCTGGTACGCCGCGAGCTAAGGCGGCTTCTCGTTTGTCGGCTGCAAGCCATTGATGAGATGAGTGGAGGCCACGACCAGAATTGAACTGGTGTACACGGTTTTGCAGACCGTTGCGTAACCACTCCGCCACGTGGCCCCTTGCGGCGCACTTCATATACGCCCTCCGCCCGATAGGCAACCAAGCCGCAGAACTAGCGCCGGCGCTTTCGATAATCCTTCTTCTTCGGTTTTGGCGCCAATTCGGGCATTTTGGCCTGGACTTCGCGGAATCGCGCCAGCATCCGTTCGAAACTGTCCGTTAACGTTGCAGCGATATCGGGCCGCTTCTGCAGTCCGGCCAGCAGGATTGCGGCCGCCTCGATGGTGGACAGACCGTCGCGGCGCGGTTCCCGGCGCAGCTTGCCGTAAAGCGAGGGCCGTTTCGGCCCGAGAATCACCCGCTGGCACTTCAGCATCCAGGCATTGCGCCACCACAGCGCCTTGGCCTGGCTCCAGGTGCCGTCGAGCAGCACGATGCCCTCGATGTCGGACAGGATCGCGCGCTGATGCGGCTCGAGCTCGCCCTTGCGGTTGATCGCGACGATCTCCGCTTCGGTATCGAGATCCTCGACCTTGGCCGAGCCGAGATAGAGCACCGCCCAGCGCGACGGATCCGGTACCGGCCGGCCGAGCGCCTTGGCCAGGCTCGGCCACGACAGCCCGATCCGCACCACGGCGTTCTCGAAATGCCGCGCCAACAGCCGCGCGGTGCCGAGCGCCCTGTCCTGCTCCTGCGGATGGATCAGGATCAGCAGCTGGATGCGGCTTTCGATCGGCGTGACGCTGTCGCAGATGCACAGCGGCAGCGGCTTGCCGCAATCCGGGCAATCCTCGATCTCGGCGGTGACGTCGGGTTTGACTTCGGTCGGTTCGGACATGCTTCGCTATACGCTCACGACGGCACAATTCAAACTATTCCGCCGGCGCGTGCACACCTGATGGCTCGCGACGCCGGCGCAGCCTGTCGATCAACAGGTAGATCACCGGCGTGGTGTAGAGCGTCAGGATCTGCGACACGAACAGGCCGCCGATGATGGTGATCCCGAGCGGCCGCCGCAGCTCGGTGCCCGGGCCGGTCGCAATGACCAGCGGAATGCCGGCGAACAGCGCCGCCATCGTCGTCATCAGGATCGGGCGGAAGCGCGCCCGGCAGGCCTCGAAGATCGCATCCCGCGACGACAGGCCCTGATGCCGTTCGGCCTCGAGCGCGAAGTCGACCATCATGATGCCGTTCTTCTTGACGATGCCGATCAACAGGATGATCCCAACGAAGGCGATCACGGTCAGCGGCGTATTGGTCACCTGCAGCGCCAGCAAGGCGCCGAGGCCGGCTGACGGCAAGGTCGAGATGATCGTGATCGGATGCGCCAGGCTCTCATAGAGCACGCCGAGCACGATATACATCGCGACCAGCGCGCCGAGGATCAGGAGCGGCTGCCGACCGCTGGTCTTGTTGAAGTCGCCGGCATTGCCGTCGAAGCTGCCGCGAATGCCTTCCGGCATATGCAGCTCGTTGACCGCCTGCTGGATGTTGGTGGTCGCGACCTCCAGCGGGACGTCCGGCAGTAGATTGAACGACACCGTGGTCGAGGGGACGCCGCCGGAGTGAAACACCGCGAGCGCCGACAATCCCTTCTGGTAGTGCACGAGTGCCGACAGCGGCACCTGCACATCATTGGCCCCGGCGACATAGATACGCTCGAGATTCGACGGATCACTCTGGAATCTCGGGTCGATCTCGAGCACCACGACGTACTGGTTGCGTTGGGTGTAGATGTACGAGATCTGCCGCTGCGAGAACGCGTTGTTGAGCGCGTTGTCGATATCCTGCACCCGGACGCCGAGGCTGGAGGCCATCCTGCGGTCGATCGCGAGGTTGAGCTGCAGGCCGCCGGGATCGCGGTCGGCCGAGACGTCCGTGATGCCCTCCACGGTCTCCATGCGCTTGGCGATGAGCGGCGCCCATTTCTGCAACAGGTCGAGATCGGTCGAGGCGAGCGTGTACTGGTAGTCGGAATCGCTCTGCCGGCCGCCGGTGCGGATGTCCTGCGCCGCGAACATGAACAGGCGGATGCCGGGCACCATGAACAGGTTGCGGCGCAGCCGGTCGATCACCTGGGCGGTCGACATGCCTGCCCGCTCCTCCGGCGGCTTCAGGCTGATGAACATGGTGCCGCGGTTGGAGGTGGCGCCGCCCGGGCCGCCGCCGGAGCCGACCGACGAGCCGATGCCGGCAACCGCGGGGTCGGCCATCACGATGTCGGCGAGCCGCTGCTGCAGGGCGAGCATCGACTGGAACGAGATGTCCGCCGACGCCCGCGTCGAGCCGATCACGAAGCCGCTGTCGTCGGTCGGGAAATAGCCCTTCGGCGTCTTGACATAGAGCGTCACGGTGAGCGCGACGGTGGCGAAGAACACCACCAGGGTCAGGAAGGGATAGCCGAGCACGATCCGCAGGGTCGACGCATAGAATGCCACCACCCGCGACAGCGTGCCCTCGATGGCCCGGTCGTACCAGGTGGCGTGATCCGAAGTCGTCTCCTTGATGTAGTGCGCGCAGATCATCGGCGTGATCGTCACCGACA
The window above is part of the Bradyrhizobium sp. PSBB068 genome. Proteins encoded here:
- a CDS encoding DUF2497 domain-containing protein; the protein is MTQPAKVQEPSMEEILASIRRIIADDEAKPGATEKPAAAAAPPPPKAEPAPPPAAKPAMKSPPPVAPPAAKAAAPAPKAPPPAPAAAASNSQDDIDSLLASLDEATPAAEIRPSPQPEAQSEADVFELTDDMALPEPAPAPSFRKVEPEDDVEFTEARGRAPAQQPVREPPAIEPAPMQQIISGTTMRAVESAFNSLANTVLSNNARTLEDLVKEMLRPMLKSWLDDNLPGLVERIVKAEIERVSRGR
- a CDS encoding TolC family outer membrane protein, which encodes MRGVKAITAAATAVLLLAEMGPVPALAETIESALVRSYQNNPQLNAQRAQVRSIDENVPQALSGYRPKVSLTATAGGQYTDEKLTAGTPAVSGVSRQRTVGITANQSLFNAQNAPKVRQAESQVSSAREGLRVLEQSVLLSAATIYMDYLRDAAIVEVQRSNTRVLEQTLKQTQDRFNVGEVTRTDVAQSEAQLAAGRSQQLTVESNLTTTRSNYRRIIGVEPQNVAPGSPVDRFLPPTLSAAVELSLTQNPNVTAAMYGVDVSFLQTKVAEGALLPSVALQATVSQGYETQLTVYRLFNASVGVQLSLPIYQGGTEYSLIRQSKESLAQQRLVLDQTRDQARANVVTAWGQLVAGKSQVSSAQAQVTASEIALNGVREEAKAGQRTTLDVLNAQQALVNARNALVTAQHDRVVASYNVLNAIGRLSPQVMGLATNVYDPSVHYQQVRDNWAGVRTPDGR
- a CDS encoding protein-L-isoaspartate O-methyltransferase, translated to MTGFSTARQYMVDGQVRPSDVTDDRILEAMLSVPREVFVPASKQALAYLDLDLDVTEGGAVSRCLITPALLARMLQAAEIKASDRVLVVGCATGYAAAIVARFAAEVRATESDPALAAKATAAFAQLGIQNATVKTAAAADGDAAGAPYDVIVLNGATEIVPTGLFGQLKEGGRLVGVFGLTPPPRATLVTHSHGDFGHRELFDATAPVLPGLERLPAFVF
- a CDS encoding DUF1772 domain-containing protein, which codes for MRNVLTSGLLWFSALGCGQIAGLYFAFSAFIMTALGRIDQAAGISAMNAISVYILRSPFMPVFIGTTLSCAVLVVLGGLRWQEPGAIAMICGGVLYVLGMFIVTMVFNVPLNDQLAATDPASAAAAPVWARYLIDWTFWNHVRTVTSLAATAMFIVAIAAR
- a CDS encoding TetR family transcriptional regulator produces the protein MLDAPLPGLARLAPAQQRSRERFERILACATEIMAEKGSEAFRMSDIVERSGVAFGSLYQYFPDKAAIIGTLAERHNAVGRECVRRDLAAVAAARDLHPALCRIVDSYYEMFMREPVMRDIWQATQADRALQKLDADDMAVLAGLLSDAIRRIAPGMPAATLATFSGLTMTLIAAAVRHAITLPPKKARQALAQFKAMLPHDLAELT
- a CDS encoding DTW domain-containing protein → MSEPTEVKPDVTAEIEDCPDCGKPLPLCICDSVTPIESRIQLLILIHPQEQDRALGTARLLARHFENAVVRIGLSWPSLAKALGRPVPDPSRWAVLYLGSAKVEDLDTEAEIVAINRKGELEPHQRAILSDIEGIVLLDGTWSQAKALWWRNAWMLKCQRVILGPKRPSLYGKLRREPRRDGLSTIEAAAILLAGLQKRPDIAATLTDSFERMLARFREVQAKMPELAPKPKKKDYRKRRR
- a CDS encoding efflux RND transporter permease subunit gives rise to the protein MISISEPFIRRPVGTTLLAIGLFLVGIVAYEFLPVSSVPNVDFPTIRVSASRPGADPSVMAATVAAPLERKLGTISGVDQITSTSSLGTTSIQVQFSIGRDIDRAARDVQAAINASLADLPSDLPSLPKFRKANPAAAPVFVLALTSKTISTSAMYDVADTVLAQRISQVPGVGEVTVSGADQPAVRIALNPVSLANAGIATDDVRLAIINANPLGPVGIFNGDRQSETLSINKQMRTAAEFRDIVIKSSNGNFVRLSDVAEVEDSVRNSRSIAWFNKQPAVLIQITKQGDANVIDTVDNVRRLLPELKQWIPAGVDISTLVDRTGTIRASVEDMQFTLLATAILVMVVVFVFLRRVVPTIAAGVSVPLALAGTCAGMWLAGFSIDNLSLMALAISVGFVVDDAIVMIENMYRNLEQGMAPYPAAVEGAKQIGFTVLSISLSLIAAFTPLIFMDGIVGRLLREFSLTLTFAIIVSTLVSVTITPMICAHYIKETTSDHATWYDRAIEGTLSRVVAFYASTLRIVLGYPFLTLVVFFATVALTVTLYVKTPKGYFPTDDSGFVIGSTRASADISFQSMLALQQRLADIVMADPAVAGIGSSVGSGGGPGGATSNRGTMFISLKPPEERAGMSTAQVIDRLRRNLFMVPGIRLFMFAAQDIRTGGRQSDSDYQYTLASTDLDLLQKWAPLIAKRMETVEGITDVSADRDPGGLQLNLAIDRRMASSLGVRVQDIDNALNNAFSQRQISYIYTQRNQYVVVLEIDPRFQSDPSNLERIYVAGANDVQVPLSALVHYQKGLSALAVFHSGGVPSTTVSFNLLPDVPLEVATTNIQQAVNELHMPEGIRGSFDGNAGDFNKTSGRQPLLILGALVAMYIVLGVLYESLAHPITIISTLPSAGLGALLALQVTNTPLTVIAFVGIILLIGIVKKNGIMMVDFALEAERHQGLSSRDAIFEACRARFRPILMTTMAALFAGIPLVIATGPGTELRRPLGITIIGGLFVSQILTLYTTPVIYLLIDRLRRRREPSGVHAPAE